From a region of the Babylonia areolata isolate BAREFJ2019XMU chromosome 21, ASM4173473v1, whole genome shotgun sequence genome:
- the LOC143295847 gene encoding dual specificity protein phosphatase 4-like, with protein sequence MYIIWTFPDVPSWNTMFMLEAMTFKVAVSVEKTVDPSDIVVDAWTNIYHKDNPEGEWHAIPLSLITSKTSDDDEPTILTFGNAVMLTSDGTYAFTFRVKVKSSADWLWKGDFEENGIITVHPPTDDRWTKGPSYTEILGPVYLGNFMAASVADELGFDAVLNVADSLDLITSKFSKAVDYKKIPMRDGAVNPIPPEMIQEAVEWLKERSKTCSKILVNCRAGIGRAGSVAVAYVYAEDTSFSYEDAYNFVFKKRFVYPHKGLRDTLNNLYPRKE encoded by the coding sequence ATGTATATCATATGGACATTCCCAGATGTGCCTTCGTGGAACACAATGTTCATGCTGGAAGCGATGACATTCAAGGTTGCAGTTTCAGTTGAAAAAACAGTTGATCCTTCAGACATAGTCGTCGATGCATGGACTAATATTTACCACAAAGACAACCCTGAAGGTGAATGGCACGCTATTCCGCTCAGTCTTATCACTTCAAAAACTAGCGATGATGATGAACCGACTATCCTAACATTCGGGAATGCCGTAATGCTGACTAGTGACGGGACATACGCTTTCACTTTCAGAGTAAAAGTAAAATCTAGCGCCGATTGGCTTTGGAAAGGGGATTTTGAGGAAAACGGCATCATCACAGTCCATCCACCAACAGATGATAGGTGGACAAAAGGACCAAGTTACACTGAAATACTGGGTCCAGTGTACCTTGGAAATTTCATGGCTGCATCAGTAGCAGATGAACTTGGGTTCGATGCCGTTTTGAACGTTGCTGATTCACTGGATTTAATCACATCCAAGTTCTCCAAGGCAGTTGACTACAAGAAAATTCCAATGAGAGATGGTGCTGTCAATCCAATACCGCCAGAAATGATTCAGGAGGCAGTGGAGTGGCTTAAAGAACGCTCTAAAACATGCAGCAAGATCCTTGTGAACTGCCGTGCAGGTATTGGACGTGCAGGCTCTGTTGCTGTGGCCTATGTGTATGCTGAAGATACTTCTTTCAGCTATGAGGACGCCTACAATTTTGTCTTTAAAAAGCGATTTGTGTATCCTCACAAGGGATTGAGAGATACACTGAACAATCTTTACCCACGAAAAGAATGA